Proteins from a single region of Hordeum vulgare subsp. vulgare chromosome 6H, MorexV3_pseudomolecules_assembly, whole genome shotgun sequence:
- the LOC123406265 gene encoding death-inducer obliterator 1 has product MELSKQGQEPMPASMGSQALPSSNIQPTQTGYPAALYPPLSAGWGAQPMFSVGASVPASSYYIVPMSQQAAAQAGASRPETSHPLGAQSVSRVSLRPPQQVLNIQTSLPAATGSQLSPSVAGKKSVASPKVQMMKSALSTKRPAQKEQPSRPQPQPQPQQFESVRSKFRESLSAALVMDSDQQDKKQSAQNLQSDGSADQKKVEGDEVHDTVMTTSKDASTTNSEADNADVAKKCERDEKLGCGIASDMTTTTNGDTQQQLKHLSSEDEVLGQSMVVTDELLQGHGLSWVSDFAAGMPEPVTQPNLKRDRTSDIESGVTGNFTESESKRIKSTDEAAADKGSMIQKAESLAFRIEEELFKLFGGVNKKYKERGRSLLFNLKDKGNPELRSRVISGELAPERLCSMTAEELASKELSEWRLAKAEEHEKMVVLPNTEVDVRRLVRKTHKGEFQVEIEEPDGISVEVELGGNVLSHVPSKAVESETKTNDETSMDDKTGVEVKDKGSDGMSQDEDAGTGDNDSSGNVEYMENEKADLIDELMVDDLKDAENLPPIPSLDEFMLGLDSEPPFENLSAGTPQKDLSDSDEPSSTLESEKLPETADKQSAQKKTVSESDVPALQGKSESKSESPKQKPESPKQKIGSEFVPDVPHNGELIKSPPGKVESKEPAAPSANTLNPVSTMDHKNTAVPMIRESIWEGAIQLTLSSLTNVVAIFKSGEKPSGKEWSSLIEIKGRVKLSAFQEFVEQLPKSRSRAIMVTELCWKEGSPESGRQHFSQTIDSYIADERVGLAEPADGLELYLCPPQGKTVEILSQHLPKEHLGGLAVAETSIIGIVVWRRPSVPRVSSHQRHDGSKRQSAPWKPQVTGSTSAHRPSAPQNSHGGPPGFPSQRHHQHQEEDVTDDDVPPGFGPGVVARRDEDDLPEFNFVNPAANVTLHAFKGQRRVAPTSARPVEQMRELVQKYGKRSSVESRPWADDDDDDIPEWNPTQQSRQQRQQPFTPTPQQPLPPPPPLPTMQQVHHAYQQYNPNAMQPLLPQVAMQYSLSSQQQQQQLPLVQQQQQQLQPSQTWQQQQPSTWWPATAQQGGAAAVAGVPAVPAPQYGGVMMPNGSSAQAGNLGGAPWGPR; this is encoded by the exons ATGGAGTTATCAAAGCAGGGCCAGGAACCCATGCCGGCTAGCATGGGATCTCAAGCGCTCCCCTCTTCAAATATCCAACCTACCCAGACTGGGTATCCCGCTGCGTTATATCCACCCCTATCTGCTGGCTGGGGTGCACAGCCAATGTTCTCTGTGGGAGCTTCGGTGCCTGCTAGTTCATATTATATTGTCCCTATGAGTCAACAAGCGGCTGCCCAAGCTGGTGCTTCCAGGCCAGAGACTTCACATCCTTTGGGGGCACAATCTGTAAGCAGAGTATCATTGAGGCCGCCTCAGCAGGTGCTGAATATTCAGACATCTTTGCCAGCAGCGACTGGATCTCAGCTGTCGCCATCTGTTGCGGGAAAGAAAAGTGTTGCTTCTCCAAAGGTTCAGATGATGAAATCTGCATTGTCCACCAAGCGTCCTGCACAGAAAGAGCAACCATCAAGGCCTCAGCCTCAGCCTCAGCCTCAGCAGTTTGAATCTGTGAGATCAAAGTTCAGGGAATCACTTTCTGCTGCACTCGTAATGGATTCTGACCAGCAGGATAAGAAACAATCTGCTCAGAACCTGCAGTCTGATGGGTCAGCCGACCAGAAGAAGGTGGAGGGAGATGAAGTGCATGATACAGTGATGACCACATCCAAGGATGCGAGTACAACCAATTCAGAGGCAGACAATGCTGATGTTGCTAAGAAATGCGAGCGGGATGAGAAGTTAGGCTGTGGCATAGCATCAGACATGACCACAACCACAAATGGTGACACACAGCAACAACTGAAGCATCTTTCTTCAGAAGATGAAGTATTAGGTCAAAGTATGGTCGTCACAGATGAACTCTTGCAAGGTCATGGCCTTTCTTGGGTTTCTGATTTTGCTGCTGGGATGCCTGAACCTGTGACACAACCTAATTTGAAGAGGGACAGGACTTCTGATATTGAGTCTGGGGTTACGGGCAATTTCACAGAGTCTGAATCAAAAAGAATAAAGTCTACAGATGAGGCAGCAGCAGATAAGGGTAGTATGATCCAGAAGGCTGAAAGCTTGGCGTTTAGAATTGAAGAGGAACTCTTTAAACTTTTTGGTGGAGTGAACAAGAAGTACAAGGAGAGAGGCAGGTCTCTTCTGTTTAATCTGAAAGATAAAGGCAATCCTGAGTTAAGGTCGAGGGTCATATCTGGAGAACTTGCACCCGAACGCCTTTGTTCAATGACTGCAGAGGAACTTGCTTCCAAAGAGCTCTCAGAGTGGCGGTTGGCTAAAGCCGAAGAACATGAAAAAATGGTTGTCCTTCCTAACACTGAAGTTGATGTCAGACGTTTAGTGAGGAAAACACACAAAGGAGAGTTCCAAGTTGAAATAGAAGAACCTGATGGTATTTCAGTGGAGGTTGAGCTTGGGGGTAATGTTCTATCTCATGTTCCATCAAAAGCTGTTGAAAGTGAAAcaaaaaccaatgatgaaacaagTATGGATGATAAAACTGGTGTAGAAGTTAAGGACAAGGGTTCTGATGGCATGTCACAAGATGAGGATGCTGGGACAGGTGACAATGATTCATCAGGCAACGTTGAATATATGGAAAATGAGAAAGCAGATCTTATTGATGAACTTATGGTGGATGACTTAAAAGACGCAGAGAATCTTCCACCGATTCCTTCACTAGATGAATTCATGCTGGGGTTAGATTCTGAGCCACCTTTTGAAAATTTATCAGCTGGGACACCGCAAAAAGATCTCAGTGATTCTGATGAACCTAGCTCCACCTTAGAATCCGAGAAACTTCCCGAAACAGCAGATAAGCAGTCTGCACAAAAGAAGACCGTATCTGAATCAGATGTGCCGGCTTTACAGGGTAAATCTGAGTCCAAGTCAGAATCACCCAAACAGAAGCCAGAATCACCCAAACAGAAGATTGGTTCAGAGTTTGTTCCTGATGTGCCACACAATGGAGAGTTAATCAAATCCCCCCCTGGGAAAGTTGAATCTAAAGAACCTGCTGCTCCTAGTGCTAATACCTTGAATCCTGTTTCGACTATGGACCATAAGAATACTGCTGTTCCTATGATTCGCGAGAGTATATGGGAGGGTGCGATTCAGCTGACTCTATCGTCACTCACGAATGTTGTTGCCATTTTCAAAAG TGGTGAAAAGCCATCTGGGAAAGAATGGAGTAGCTTAATTGAAATCAAGGGGAGAGTTAAACTTAGTGCTTTTCAGGAATTTGTCGAACAGCTTCCCAAATCTAGGAGCCGCGCTATAATG GTAACTGAGCTGTGCTGGAAGGAGGGTTCTCCGGAGAGTGGCCGCCAACATTTTTCGCAG ACAATTGATTCATATATTGCAGATGAGAGAGTGGGATTAGCTGAACCTGCAGATGGACTGGAGCTGTACCTGTGCCCTCCTCAGGGGAAAACTGTGGAGATTCTGTCCCAGCACCTGCCGAAGGAGCACTTGGGTGGTTTAGCTGTGGCCGAAACGTCGATCATTGGGATCGTCGTCTGGCGGAGACCCAGCGTTCCTAGGGTGTCCTCCCATCAGAGGCATGATGGTTCCAAGAGGCAGTCGGCCCCATGGAAACCCCAGGTCACTGGTTCTACTTCGGCCCATAGGCCCTCTGCGCCCCAGAACTCCCATGGCGGGCCACCAGGTTTTCCCAGCCAgcgccaccaccagcaccaagagGAGGATGTAACCGATGACGATGTGCCCCCAGGGTTTGGGCCTGGTGTTGTTGCCCGCAGGGACGAGGACGATCTTCCCGAATTTAATTTTGTTAACCCCGCTGCTAATGTAACATTGCATGCCTTCAAGGGCCAACGGCGTGTAGCACCGACCTCTGCTCGCCCAGTAGAGCAAATGCGGGAATTGGTTCAGAAGTATGGTAAAAGATCATCTGTTGAATCGCGTCCGTGggctgacgacgacgacgatgatatacCAGAGTGGAACCCCACCCAGCAAAGTAggcagcagcggcagcagccattCACACCAACTCCGCAGCAACCactcccaccaccaccaccgctacCCACCATGCAGCAGGTCCACCATGCGTACCAGCAGTACAACCCAAATGCAATGCAGCCTCTCCTTCCCCAGGTTGCAATGCAGTACAGCCTCAGtagccagcagcagcagcagcagctccccttggtccagcagcagcagcagcagcttcaGCCTTCGCAAacatggcagcagcagcagcctagTACCTGGTGGCCGGCGACGGCGCagcagggcggggcggcggccgtgGCCGGGGTCCCTGCTGTTCCAGCGCCCCAGTATGGTGGCGTGATGATGCCCAATGGTAGCAGCGCCCAAGCTGGGAATCTAGGTGGCGCCCCCTGGGGACCGAGATAG